The nucleotide sequence ccccaaaattcctggaaaaacgtccccaaaattcctggaaaaacgtccccaaaattcctggaaaaacgtccccaaaattcctggaaaaacaaccccaaaattcctggaaaaacgtccccaaaattcctggaaaaacgTCCCCAAAAATCTCTGGAAAAAACGTCCGCAAAATTCCTGGAGaaacaaccccaaaattcctgggaaaacaaccccaaaattcctgggaaaataaccccaaaattcctggaaaaacgtccccaaaattcctggaaaaacgtccccaaaattcctggaaaaacttccccaaaattcctgggaaaacatccccaaaattcctggaaaaccaaccccaaaattcctggaaaaccCCAACATTTCTGGGAATTTCACCCAAGGTTTGGGaatctcctccctccctgccgagctcctttttcccctggattttttttgggggaaaaatttcCAAAACCGAGGAGCAAAATCCTCTGAGGAAaagggaattcctggaattccctggAAAAACGGGGAAtgagggaattctgggaattccgggaattccctGGAAAAACGGGGAAtgagggaattctgggaattccctgGAAAAACGGGGAACgagggaattctgggaattccgggaattccctggaaaatcggggaatgggggaattctgggaattctgggaattcccaggaaaaacggggaatgagggaaaagggaattccgggaattccctGGAAAAACGGGGAAtgagggaattctgggaattccctggaaaaacggggaatgagggaaaagggaattccgggaattcccaGGAGAAACGGGGGGAtgagggaattccaggaattctgggaattccctggaaaatcggggaaggagggaattctgggaattctgacCTGAGGAGAGCGTGGAGCGGCTCAGACGATCCCAAATCTTTCCgcccttttcctcttctttgcctggatttgggaatgaccaaaaagagggaaaatcccGGGAATTCATGGGGTGGAATctcgggaaaaaaaaaaaaaatggaatggGGAGGGAgttgggaattgggaaattCCCGATCccaaaaaaaggcaggaaaatgtcGGGATttggtggggaggggaagggggtgGAAAAGTAAAGACACAAAGAATTCCAAATCCCACATTCCTGggaaaacagccccaaaattcctgggaaAACGTTCCCTAAATCCATGGATTCTGCAAAGCTTGGGGAATTGGTTTGGGGATGAGCCCAGGGATTCCCGGGAATTCCGgcccccaaatcccgggaattctgaccccccaaatcccgggaattccgaccccccaaatcccgggaattccgaccccccaaatcccgggaattccaggccccaaatcccgggaattctgccccccaaatcccgggaattccgatcccaaatcccgggaattctggcccccaaatcccgggaattccggcccccaaatcccgggaattccgaccccccaaatcccgggaattccgaccccaaatcccaggaattccaggccccaaatcccgggaattctgtcccccaaatcccgggaattcCGACCCCCAAATGCCGGGAATTctgtccccaaatcccgggaattccggcccccaaatcccgggaattctgaccccccaaatcccgggaattccgaccccccaaatcccgggaattccgaccccccaaatcccaggaattccaggccccaaatcccgggaattccggccccaaatcccgggaattcCGATCCCCAAATGCCGGGAATTCTGtcccccaaatcccgggaattcCGACCCCCAAATGCCGGGAATTctgtccccaaatcccgggaattccggcccccaaatcccgggaattccggcccccaaatcccgggaattccaggccccaaatcccgggaattctgtccccaaatcccgggaattctggccccccaaatcccgggaattccgaccccccaaatcccgggaattGCGgcccccaaatcccgggaattcCGGCCCCACCTCGGAATCCTcggcggctccggctccggTGACGATCCCAaacctttccttcctcttcttcagcTTCTCATCCTCCTCactctgggaatgggaacgtCGGGAACGTCGGGAACGTCGGGAATGTCGGGAATGGATCCCCGGGATCTCTCCCAGTCCCATTCCAGGGCAGGGAAACATTCCCATTATCCCAAagaccccaaattccaaaccctaaaattcccaaaaaaaccccaattccataaaaaatcccaattcccaaaaaaaatccaaatcccaaaattcccccccccccaaaaaaaaacaaaacccaaactcGGGGATGACTGGAGCCAGCAGGATTGGAAAactttggaattttgggatgatCCAGGGGTGAGGAAAGCACCCCAagattcccaaaattcctgaaattccaaaaaaaaaaaaatccccaaattcccagaattccccaaatcctcaGGATTTAttgaattcccaaaattccccctaTTCCTAAAATTTGCGGAATTCCCAAAATCTCCAGAATAACAAAAATgcccggaattcccaaaattccaaataatcccagaattcccaaaatccccggaATTcacaaaattccccaaatcccaaacaatcccagaattccccaaaattccccaaatccccagaacccccggaattcccagaattcccaaaattccaaataatcccagcattcccaaaattcctgggatcccccaaattccccggaattcccaaaattcccagaattccaaataatcccagaattcccagagttcccaaaatccccaaacactcaaaatcccagaattccaaacaatccccggaattcccaaaattccccggaattcccaaaattcacagaattccCACAATTCCTGGagttcccagaattcccaaaattccccaaataccaaaaaattcccatgaattcccaaaattccaaatagtcccaaaattcccaaaatccccggaattcccaaaattcacagaattccCACAATTTCTGGagttcccagaattcccaaaattccccaaattcccagaattcccaaaatcccccaaatcccccaaattcccagaattcccaataGTCCCAGAATTCTCAAAATCCCCAGAATTCCAAAcaatccctggaattcccaaattccctggaattcccaaaattccccggaattcccaaaattcacagaattccCACAATTCCTGGagttcccagaattcccaaaatcccccaaattcccagaattcccaaaattcccaatagTCCCAGAATTCTCAAAATCCCCAGAATTCCAAAcaatccctggaattcccaaattccccggaattcccaaaattccccggaattcccaaaattcacagaattccCACAATTCCTGGagttcccagaattcccaaaatcccccaaattcccagaattcccaaaattcccaatagTCCCAGAATTCCAAACAATCCCCGGAATTCCAAACAAtccccggaattcccaaattccccagaattcccaaaattcccaactCTCACCTTCCTGGACAGGGAGGAGACGTTCAGGCCGAACCTCTGGGCCCTTTCCTTGAGCTTTTCCAGatttatctgggaaaaaaataaaataaaataaaataaaataaaataaaataaaatttgggatttgggatcgaAGCCTCCAATtccaaaatgggaaaaaaaattcgGGAACAAAGGCCCAGAAAATTCCACCCCAATTCCAAAGGATTtgtccagaggaaaaaaaagtcagcctggaaaaaaaatcccaccccaaaattccatcggaattcccaaaattccatcggaattcccaaaatctcataaaaaaaaaaaatcccaaaatttcctcagaattcccaaaattccctttcctgatcccaaaattccactgGAATTCACAGAATTTCCACTCctgatcccaaaattccagctaggatcccaaaaaattccacccaaaattccactggaattcccaaaattcccactcctgatcccaaatttccagctcagatcctaaaaaaaaatccaccaaaaattCCAtcggaattcccaaaattccctttcttgatcccaaaattccaccgGAATTCCCCAAATCTCAtcaaaaatccacccaaaattcCACCAGAATTCCCGAAATTCCCACTCctgatcccaaaaaaattccatctgaattcccaaaattccagctgggatcccaaaattccatcggaattcccaaaattccctcccctgatcccaaaattccagctcAGATCCCAAAAATTTCCACCCAATATTGcatcagaattcccaaaattccctttcctgatcccaaaaattccatctcaattcccaaaattccatcaaaaattcccaaaattccaccagGATTCCCAAAATCtcaccaaaaatcccaaaaaattcaacagaattcccaaaattcccattcctgctcccaaaaattccatctgaattcccaaaattccagctgggatcccaaaattccatcagaattcccaaaattccaccagaattcccaaaattccctcccctgatcccaaaattccagctcagatcccaaaattccacccaaatTCCCACTCCtgatccccaaaaaattccatctgaattcccaaaattccagctgggatcccaaaattccatcagaattcccaaaattccatcaaaaattcccaaaattccaccaaaattccccaaatctcATCAAAAATCTCAAAATTCCCACTCctgatcccaaaaattccagctgagatcccaaaattccaccggaattcccaaaatttcctccgcgatcccaaaattccagctcagatcccaaaaattccacccAATATTGcatcagaattcccaaaattcccagtttTACTCACCGTGGGTTTGGAATCTGCCGACAGCcctgggaaaagaaggaaaattcccATCAGGAATGGCccgaaattcccaaatttcaccccaaaaaaatgggaattcccaGCCGGAATTTGGGAACATCCCAAAAATTTCCGGTGCAGGATTTGGATCCCTGGatggaattccaggaaaatcccaggagAATTTGGGATAATTGAGATCCCCGAAATTCCTGCAAGTCCCAGAAatgtgggaaaagggaaatctGTGATCCCAGAAATtccggaattcccaaaattcccgtTCCCCGTTCTCACCTTTTGTGGGAATTGTGGCCAAACCAAagctgtgggggaaaaaaaaatgggaattagagctgggattttgggaactGGACACGGAATTTTGGGAATCGGAgacagaattttgggaattaaagaaggaattttgggaactagagatggaattttgggaattccggcccaggaaggaattttttcctcaattcccccagaattcccataaattccccttttttcctgaagttcCCCTCACCCAGGAATAAAAGAATCCTCTGGCAATTacttcccaaaaaatcccacaaaattcccaaaaaaacccacccaaaattCCTGAATGATCCCAAAAACTCCcagaaaatcccacaaaaaaattccaaaatttcccagaagaatccccccaaatttccagcaaaatctctcaaaattcccaaaatttccaccCAAAACCCCGGCGTTCTTCCATTCCGACTTCCTGGAAttccccccagaattcccagatttcccccccagaattcccagatttcccccccagaattcccagatttttcccagaattcccagactccccccagaattcccagatttcccccccagaattcccagatttcccccccagaattcccagatttccaccCAGAATTCCCAGACTTCTGCCCAGAATTCCCGGATTTTTCCTAGAATTCCTAGATTTCCCCCCGGCATTCCCGGATTCCCCCCCGGAATTCCCGGATTCTTCCCAGAATTCCCCgatttttcccagaattccccgattcccccccagaattcccagatttttcccagaattccccgattcccccccagaattcccagattcccccccagaattcccggaatcttcccagaattcccagatttttcccagaattcccggattcccccccagaattcccggattcttccccagaattcctggattcccccccagaattcccagattcttccccagaattcccggattcccccccagaattcccggattcttccccagaattccccgatttttcccagaattcccggattCCCCcacccagaattcccagatttttcccagaattcccggattcttcccagaattcccagatttcccccccagaattcccggatTTCCACCCAGAATTCCCAGACTTCTGCCCAGAATTCCCGGATTTTTCCTAGAATTCCTAGATTTCCCCCCGGCATTCCCGGATTCCCCCCCGGAATTCCCGGATTCTTCCCAGAATTCCCCgatttttcccagaattccccgattcccccccagaattcccagatttttcccagaattccccgattcccccccagaattcccagattcccccccagaattcccggaatcttcccagaattcccagatttttcccagaattcccggattcccccccagaattcccggattcttccccagaattcctggattcccccccagaattcccagattcttccccagaattcccggattcccccccagaattcccggattcttccccagaattccccgatttttcccagaattcccggattCCCCCACCCAGAATTCCCggatttttcccagaattcccggattcttcccagaattcccagatttcccccccagaattcccagatttcccccccagaattcccagatttttcccagaattcccagactccccccagaattcccagatttcccccccagaattcccagatttcccccccagaattcccggatTTCCACCCAGAATTCCCAGACTTCTGCCCAGAATTCCCGGATTTTTCCTAGAATTCCTAGATTTCCCCCCGGCATTCCCGGATTCCCCCCCGGAATTCCCGGATTcttccccagaattcccagatttttcccagaattcccggattCCCCCACCCAGAATTCCCggatttttcccagaattcccggattcccccccagaattcccagatttttcccagaattcccggattcccccccagaattcccagatttttcccagaattcccggattccccccagaattcccagatttttcccagaattcccggattcccccccagaattcccggatttttcccagaattcccggattTCCCCCTCACCGCGCTGCCCTCGCTGCCTTTTTGCTCTCCAGGCTGCCGGGGACGCTGAAACGCTCGGCTCgtttctgcagcctctggaaacgggaattggggaatttgggaattgggGAAGGACTgggggggggattgggggggattgggatggactggggggggattgggatggactgggatggactgggatggactgggggggattgggatggactggggggggattgggatggactgggggggattgggatggactgggatggactggggggggattgggatggactggggggggattgggatggactggggggggattgggatggactgggatggactgggatggactgggggggattgggatggactgggggggattgggatggactgggatggactgggggggattgggatggactgggatggactggggggggactgggggggattgggatggactgggatggactgggggggattgggatggactgggggggattgggatggactgggatggactgggggggattgggatggactgggatggactggggggggactgggggggattgggatggactgggatggactggggggggattgggatggactgggatggactgggatggactgggggggattgggatggactgggatggactggggggggattgggatggactggggggggattgggatggactggggggggattgggatggactgggatggactgggatggactgggatggactgggatggactgggggggattgggatggactgggatggactggggggggattgggatggactggggggggattgggatggactggggggggattgggatggactggggggggattgggatggactgggggggattggggggggattgggatggactggggggggattgggatggactgggggggattgggatggactgggatggactgggatggactgggggggattgggatggactgggatggactgggggggattgggatggactggggggggattgggatggactggggggggattggggggattgggagggattgggatggactgggatggactggggggggattggggggggattgggggggattcggggattgggggatttgggaaacCAGAAATGGGAAttcggggatttgggaatgggaaatagGAAAtaggaatggggaatgggaatttgggaatgggaatttgggaattggggaatggggaacggggatttgggaatggggaaaatggcaaatgggaatttgggaatgggaaatgggaatttgggaatggggaacgggaatttgggaatggggaacagggaaaggggatttgggaatggggaacgggagaatgggaatttgggaacagggaaaatgggaaatggggaatgggcatttgggaatggggaatggggaaatgggaatttgggaatggggattctactgggaatttgggaatgttcTAATGGGCAAGCAGGGtttagagacaaaaataaatgggttttacaggggaaaaaaatgggattgttacaggggaaaaattgggaattttacAGGGGAAAACACTGGGGAAACTCCAAAACTCcccattttcccaaaattcccattttcccagattttccctaTCCCAGATCACCCCAACTCGGTCTGGGAGGATTCCACAACTGAAGAATCATTTGGGAATTCTGTTCCAGGCAggaatttttttacaaaaaaaaaaaaaaaaatccccaaaattccaattTTCCTGGAATTCTCCTACCCCAAGGTGTCCCAGCCTGACCTGGAACAATTCCAGGCCtggaaaatcctaaaaaaaaaatccacctggaagctgctggaaaattgggaatttttgtACCTCCATCTGGGAGATCTCAGAGGAGATTTTCACCACCTTCTTCTCCTGGATCCTGGAAaaagtttgggaaaaaaaaagggaaaaggtcAGGGATgatccaggtgggatttgggatccaggaattcccagccccagggaatcccaaatccccaaatccaaaGAACTCCAGcccccagaaatcccaaatcccagggaatcCCAAACCTcagggaatcccaaaatcccaaatcccaggaatcccaaatcccaaaatccaaagAATTCCAGccccagaaatcccaaatcccagggaatcccaaaatcccaaaccccagggaATCCCAGATCCACAGAATTCCAGCCGAagaaatcccaaaccccagggaatcccaaatcccaaaatccaaagAATTCCAGcccccagaaatcccaaatcccagggaatcccaaatcccaaaatccaaagAATTCCAGccccagaaatcccaaatcccagggaatcccaaaatcccaaatcccaggaatcccaaaacccaaaatcccaaaccccagggaatcccaaaccccagggaatcccaaatcccaaaatccaaagAATTCCAGcccccagaaatcccaaatcccagggaatcccaaatcccaaaatccaaagAATTCCAGccccagaaatcccaaatcccagggaatcccaaaatcccaaatcccaggaatcccaaaacccaaaatcccaaaccccagggaatcccaaatcccagggaatcccaaatcccaaaatccaaagAATTCCAGcccccagaaatcccaaatcccagggaatcccaaaatcccaaatcccaggaatcccaaaacccaaaatcccaaaccccagggaatcccaaaccccagggaatcccaaatcccaaaatccaaagAATTCCAGcccccagaaatcccaaatcccagggaatcccaaatcccaaaatccaaagAATTCCAGcccccagaaatcccaaatcccagggaatcccaaaatccaaaatcccagggaatCCCAAATCCACAGAATTCCAGCCCTAGGAATCCCGAATCCTGGGAATCTTCTCACTCCCAGGAATCCCAAGTCCCaggaatcccaaatccagggaattcCAGCCCCAGGATCCCtatcccccccccctccccgtcCCAGCCCCTCATTCccgaggattttttgggaattctcacACATCAGGTGACTTCACCGGCGCCTCCTCCACCTtcggcggcggctccggcgcCTTCGGCTCCTCCTCCTGcaaatccatggaaaaaccCATGGAAAACCCATGGAAAAACCCATGGAAAAACCCCATGGAAAAAAAGCATCAAATCCACGgaaattccatggaaaaccCATGGAAAACTCATCAATTCCATGGAAAATCCCATCAAATCCATGGAAAACCCATGGAAAATTCCATCAAACCCATGGAAAATTCCATCAAACCCATGGAAAGCTCATgggaaatccatggaaaaaaagcatCAAATCCACgaaaattccatgaaaaatccatggaaaaatccATGGATAACTCATCAAATCCACAAAAAACCCATGGAATATTCCATCAAATCCATGGAAAATTCCATCAAATCCATGGAAAACCCATGGAAAATTCCATCAAATCCATGGAAAATCCATGGAATATTCATCCTGGCCCATGGCCGTTCCCAAGGCACAATTCCCAATCcagccccaaaattcccagatttctgcACAGAGTGCCCCCAGCAGGACCCTGGCTCCCACtgaattcccaattttcccgagctccaggaattctgggatgCACAAGGATTTGGGAAATAATTCCAGGGTGCAATTCCCACCCCAAATATTCCATGGGAAAATCGGGAAAATCCTCAATTTCCTTCATTTGCCCAGTGGGAAAAATCGATTCCCGAGGTTTTCTTGGCACAAAAATTCCTGCCTGGAAAAGGAAttattcccaaaatcccacaaaatcccaaaaatctcccttttccccagggggctccagggatggggaatcctCTGGGAATTCCGGTCCAGGCAGAAATTCCATCCCAAACTCCcacaaattcccatttttttttaatttttttttttttttcccccagcattCCTCTACCCCAGGGTGGGATCAAACCCAAATTTCGAGAtcccaaaatctgggaattccccCATCTGGGAATATTCCATGGGAAAATCCTCAATTTCCTTCATTTGcccaatgggaaaaaaatcgaTTCCCCCATCTGGGAATTTCCCAGGATCTGGAATACCCCGGACACCAAATCCAACAGAtttaaacccccccccccccaaaaaaaaaaaaaaaaaaaaaaaagggaaaaggatttAAATCCCTCAGGCTGTTGGAATGCTGCCTCATTCCCACCTGGAACTCCCTGGAAAAACGGGataatcccaaaaaaaaaaaaaaaaaaaaaaaaaattcccacctcgatctcctcccccagcacgTCCTCCTCGTTGGGCTCTTcctcagctggaaaagaaaaaccaggGAAGGGTTGGAGCAGGGAAAATTCCTTGGGGAACgcgggaaaaaaaatgaggatttttttttttttttgtcggagaaggggggggggggggggggtgttaaAAATTCCAGCCGGGAATTCcgtgggaatttggggatttgggagcaCCCACCGTGCTCCTCCAGGTAAGCCTGGAGCCGATGGATCAGGTCCTGCTTGTTGCCTTTGGCTTCCAACCCCCGGGCCAGGCATTCCTGCTTCAGCTCggccagctgggaaaaaaaatcccggGAATCGGGGGAAATCCGGGATCAAATatcctgggaattctgggatcaAATATCCTGGGAAATCCGGGATGAAATATCCTGGGAAATCCGGGATCAAATATCCCGGGAATTGGGGAATTCAGGGATCAAATatcctgggaattctgggatcaAACAAACATCCGGGAATCGGGGGAATTCCGGGATCAAATATCCTGGGAAATCCAGGATCAAATATCCTGGGAATTGGGGAAATCCGGGATCAAATATCCTGGGAAATCCGGGATCAAATATCCTGGGAAATCCGGGATCAAATatcctgggaattctgggatcaAATATCCCGGGAATCGGGGAATTCTGGGATCAAATAtcctgggaaatctgggatcaaaTATCCCGGGAAttggggaattctgggatcAAATATCCTGGGAAttggggaattctgggatcAAATATCCTGGGAAATCCGGGATCAAATatcctgggaattctgggatcaAATATCCCGGGAATCGGGGAATTCTGGGATCAAATATCCCGGGAATCGGGGAATTCTGGGATCAAATATCCTGGGAAATCCGGGATCAAATATCCTGGGAAttggggaattctgggatcAAATATCCTGGGAAATCCGGGATCAAATAccctgggaattctgggatcaAATATCCTGGGAAATCCAGAATCAAATATCCTGGGAATTGGGGAATTCAGGGATTAAATatcctgggaattctgggatcaAATATCCTGGGAAATC is from Cinclus cinclus chromosome 30, bCinCin1.1, whole genome shotgun sequence and encodes:
- the SARNP gene encoding SAP domain-containing ribonucleoprotein isoform X1, whose amino-acid sequence is MAAEPVELHKLKLAELKQECLARGLEAKGNKQDLIHRLQAYLEEHAEEEPNEEDVLGEEIEEEEPKAPEPPPKVEEAPVKSPDVIQEKKVVKISSEISQMERLQKRAERFSVPGSLESKKAARAARFGLATIPTKGLSADSKPTINLEKLKERAQRFGLNVSSLSRKVRVGNFGNSGEFGNSGDCLEFRGLFGILGLLGILGILGIWGILGILGTPGIVGIL
- the SARNP gene encoding SAP domain-containing ribonucleoprotein isoform X2; this encodes MAAEPVELHKLKLAELKQECLARGLEAKGNKQDLIHRLQAYLEEHAEEEPNEEDVLGEEIEEEEPKAPEPPPKVEEAPVKSPDVIQEKKVVKISSEISQMERLQKRAERFSVPGSLESKKAARAARFGLATIPTKGLSADSKPTINLEKLKERAQRFGLNVSSLSRKSEEDEKLKKRKERFGIVTGAGAAEDSEAKKRKRAERFGIV